The following is a genomic window from Miscanthus floridulus cultivar M001 chromosome 14, ASM1932011v1, whole genome shotgun sequence.
TACTATTGGTATTGATCATTGGTCTCCTCATGTTGTGAATGTTGAAGCAACCGAAAATGTTGATGAGACACAAGATGAGGCAACCAATTTtgagccacaagatgatgattgCATTCCTGGAACACAAGAGGAGGATATTGGTATTTCTCCTCCACCTGCAAGTGGCAAGAGATTGGCTAGGCCTATTGAAAGAAGTGGCAAGAAGGTGAAGTCTAGAAATGCGCTCCTAATTCAGGAAGCAGTAACAAGTATGGCAAGTTCAGCCAATGAATATGTTTCGAAAAGACATGGAAAATACTCTATTGATGAAGTGATGGAGGTTGTGATTGCTTGTGGAGCCGGCTATGATAGCAATGAACATTACATTGCGTCTGAACTGTTTGTGAAGAAGGAGCAAAGGGAGATGTTCATGACCTTGCCTACTAATGAGATTAGGTTCAATTGGCTTAGGAGGAAGTACAATGATAAATATGAAAAGTAGAAATGGTAGTGAGAGTGATGTCATTTATGTATGCTACATTTTATTGTTGTCGCATGTATGCTACATTTTATTTTCTTGCAGTTCATTTATGTATGGTATTTGTATCTTACATTTCATTTATATCAATGTTCACAGATGTCTTCAAGTGAGTCTGATGATTCTAGTGAtggggaattttttttaaatggttGAGAGCAGTGCAAAACTAGCACAAAGTTATCATGACTTGTATATGGACAAGGCACCGCCGAGGTTCATGTTTTCACAACAAAGTGGAATGGGATGGCTGCTGGAGACGGTAAACACTCCAGGGGAATGTCATCGAATGCTTCGGATGAATGAGGTTATTTTTCATGATCTTCATGATGTGT
Proteins encoded in this region:
- the LOC136505007 gene encoding L10-interacting MYB domain-containing protein-like, giving the protein MPEIDWNSKNTRVLCMLFAEQVGKENRPNIHLNALGYTEVEKGFKERTGIVATKVQIKNKWDKLKEDFKAWRKKARADIPGCGKFEKKGLENEDDLAKCFANITTIGIDHWSPHVVNVEATENVDETQDEATNFEPQDDDCIPGTQEEDIGISPPPASGKRLARPIERSGKKVKSRNALLIQEAVTSMASSANEYVSKRHGKYSIDEVMEVVIACGAGYDSNEHYIASELFVKKEQREMFMTLPTNEIRFNWLRRKYNDKYEK